The uncultured Carboxylicivirga sp. genomic interval TGGTTAGCACCATGGCAGTACTTTATCAAAGTGACGATGGCGATGAAAACAACACTCATCTAATGAAGCGTTTAAGAGAAGAAAAGTACGATAACGGCCAAATGGTATTCAATAAAGTAAATGCCTTAGCCTTTCTTGTTTTTATTCTGATTTATTTTCCATGCGTTGCTGTTATTGCCGCAATTAAAAAGGAATCGGGTACCTGGAAATGGGCTTTATTTACCATTGTTTATACAACGGGTTTGGCCTGGATTTTAGCATTTACCGTGAACCATATTGGAAACTGGATGTTTTGATGATATGATACAAGAAATTATTACATATCTGATTGTTGCCTGGGCTTTTTACAAAGTTGGTGTATTCTTTTACCGGATATTTAAACCTTCGAAAGGAACATCTTCTTGTATTAGTGGCGGAGCTTGTCCATCATGCGAAGCAAAAACCAGTTTATTTAAAGACATAAAAAATGGAAAGTATCCAACTTTAGTTGAAGATATAAAGTGAATCATTAATAAACAACAAGCCCCGATAGCAGATATCGGGGCTTGTTGTTTATATAGTATTTACATTTATTATTCTGGTATGTTTTTTAGAACATCGAGTAAATGATTCCAAAATTTTTGAACGGTTTCAATATTGATACGCTCGTCTGGCGAGTGAGCTCCTTTGATTGTCGGTCCGAAAGAAACCATATCCATACCCGGATATTTCTCTAAAAACAAACCACACTCCAATCCTGCGTGTATTGCTCTTACCAAAGGCTCTTTCTCAAACAATTGAATGTAAGAATCTTTTGTAATCTGTAATATTTCCGAATCCGTGTTTGGTGTCCATCCAGGGTAACCATCGGTATGAGTCACCTTTGCTCCCGCCAATGAAAAAACAGATTCTACCATATTGGCAATATCATCCTTGGCACTTTCAACTGAGCTACGTTGACTTGTTGTAACAATAATGGAATTATCCACTACTTTAACTGAAGCCAAATTAGTAGATGTTTCAACCAAACCTTCAATATCACGACTCATTGCTATTACGCCATGCGGACAAGCATATAAAGCATTTAAAAGTCGTTTTTGCGTCTCCTCATCTATCATTTTTTCAGGACGATCAACCGATTCCAGTTTCATACGAAGCTCAGGCTCGGTAACTTTATGCTCCATCTGAACATCATGAAAAAATAGATTTAAGGCAATACGGGCTGGTTCTTTATATTTTTGAGGAACAATACAAACAGCGCTTGCCTCACGGGCAATTGCGTTTCTAAGATTACCACCATCAATGGAAGCCAAACGCATATCGCAATCGCGTTGCATTTCCCACAAATAGCGATTAAGAATTTTATTGGCATTCCCTAATCCTTTCTCGATATCATCACCCGAATGCCCACCTTTTAA includes:
- a CDS encoding aminoacyl-histidine dipeptidase is translated as MGKLSNLEPKVVWDYFEEICQVPRISKKEEKIIQFLLDFAKKHNLEAKKDHIGNVLISKPATQGFENVKSVVLQSHMDMVCEKNNDTKFNFETDAIQPMVDGDWVKANGTTLGADDGIGIATQMAILTSTDIEHGPIECLFTVDEETGLTGAFELKEGFFNSRVLLNLDSEDEGELFIGCAGGVDTIAEFPFEYENTPENGFAFKVTVTGLKGGHSGDDIEKGLGNANKILNRYLWEMQRDCDMRLASIDGGNLRNAIAREASAVCIVPQKYKEPARIALNLFFHDVQMEHKVTEPELRMKLESVDRPEKMIDEETQKRLLNALYACPHGVIAMSRDIEGLVETSTNLASVKVVDNSIIVTTSQRSSVESAKDDIANMVESVFSLAGAKVTHTDGYPGWTPNTDSEILQITKDSYIQLFEKEPLVRAIHAGLECGLFLEKYPGMDMVSFGPTIKGAHSPDERINIETVQKFWNHLLDVLKNIPE
- a CDS encoding FeoB-associated Cys-rich membrane protein; this encodes MIQEIITYLIVAWAFYKVGVFFYRIFKPSKGTSSCISGGACPSCEAKTSLFKDIKNGKYPTLVEDIK